In Denticeps clupeoides chromosome 1, fDenClu1.1, whole genome shotgun sequence, a single window of DNA contains:
- the syt16 gene encoding synaptotagmin-16 isoform X1 yields MGSSSNSNGLSSFSAWLANVANTISDSFQQLNLNKAQESESKRDLSDAPSSSGYDDDPDARRDDLSQGDLGALQAELGLRGLDSTYGLPPCGERLSTIAEESEELEGRRSAAASQSSSKTSRVVNSYGADREQSSSSDSENEIVKQFQISVSRSQSFRSAGNEASTQSAPGQHHKFTRLLSEQEEGSTEPSDCDDADGVSQRSFRDPLSYAGDEDHSLQDPLTQPAEEDSRSTRDPLSCSRDRRLGSRSSRGGVEGLEEVGVREGSVGRKSRRVDSHTGSERGSTGRQKRRDSLEMMELAMDNQGFDDNEASDSSSVWSPEQEQACGQESSPASRPPSTSPRPPISKCGDLVISLDYRASSNKLLVTVVTARDIPDKARSGMDSWQVHVVLMPEKRQRHKTAVQKGSEPQFGETFRFSSVEPGDLGGFALRFRLYALGRMNRERMMGETVYRLSKLNMQERGLETILVLEPRSNMKAVDSQLSVSAASQSDSVSSSQSLSHGGAPELLLGLAYNATTGRLSVELIKGSHFRNLALTRPPDTYGKLTLLNSVGQEISRCKTSVRRGQPNPVYKETFVFQVALFQLSDVTLMVSIYNRRNMKRKEMIGWLALGQNSSGEEELLHWQDMKESGNQQVCRWHALLEG; encoded by the exons ATGGGTTCCTCCTCCAACTCCAACGGCCTCTCTTCATTCTCAGCTTGGCTGGCCAATGTGGCTAACACGATATCAGACAGCTTCCAGCAGCTCAACCTGAACAAAGCCCAAGAGTCAGAGTCCAAACGGGACCTATCAGATGCTCCATCCAGCAGTGGGTATGATGATGACCCAGATGCAAGGAGAGATGACCTTTCACAGGGGGATTTGGGGGCCTTGCAGGCCGAGTTGGGTCTCAGAGGCCTTGACAGCACGTATGGATTGCCTCCCTGCGGTGAACGCCTATCCACCATTGCAGAGGAAAGTGAGGAGTTGGAGGGCAGGAGGAGCGCAGCAGCATCTCAAAGCTCCAGTAAGACCAGCCGAGTAG taAACAGCTACGGTGCTGACAGGGAGCAGTCCAGCTCATCGGACAGTGAGAATGAAATTGTGAAGCAGTTTCAGATTTCTGTGTCTCGCTCACAAAGCTTCCGCTCTGCTGGGAACGAGGCCAGTACCCAGAGTGCACCAGGGCAGCATCACAAGTTCACACGCCTGCTGTCTGAGCAGGAGGAGGGTAGCACCGAGCCTTCAGACTGCGATG ATGCAGATGGGGTTAGTCAGCGCAGTTTCCGGGATCCCTTGAGCTACGCAGGGGATGAAGACCATTCTTTGCAGGATCCTCTCACACAGCCTGCGGAGGAGGATTCCCGCTCTACCAGAGACCCACTCTCCTGCAGCAGGGACCGGCGGCTAGGCTCCCGATCGTCCCGGGGCGGTGTGGAAGGGCTGGAAGAGGTCGGAGTCAGGGAGGGATCAGTGGGTAGGAAAAGTAGACGAGTGGACAGCCACACCGGGAGTGAGAGGGGCAGCACTGGACGGCAAAAGAGACGGGACAGCCTGGAGATGATGGAGTTGGCAATGGATAACCAGGGATTTGACGACAATGAGGCCTCGGATAGCTCCTCCGTCTGGAGCCCTGAG CAGGAGCAGGCCTGTGGGCAGGAGTCGTCTCCTGCCTCTCGTCCCCCTAGCACTTCTCCTCGTCCACCCATCTCCAAATGTGGGGACCTGGTGATCTCCCTCGACTACCGTGCGTCCTCCAACAAGCTCCTGGTTACCGTGGTGACGGCACGCGACATCCCAGACAAAGCTCGGAGTGGCATGGATTCCTGGCAGGTGCACGTGGTGCTGATGCCCGAGAAACGGCAGCGGCACAAAACAGCCGTGCAGAAGGGTTCCGAACCACAGTTCGGCGAGACGTTTCGTTTCTCAAGCGTGGAGCCCGGCGACTTGGGGGGGTTCGCGCTGCGCTTCCGTCTGTACGCGCTTGGTCGCATGAACAGGGAAAGGATGATGGGAGAGACGGTTTACCGGCTTAGTAAACTCAACATGCAGGAGAGAGGCCTGGAGACTATTCTGGTGCTTGAGCCACGAAGCAACATGAAG GCCGTGGACTCCCAGCTTAGTGTGTCCGCGGCGTCTCAGAGTGACAGTGTGAGCTCCAGCCAGTCTCTCTCCCATGGTGGAGCTCCAGAGCTGCTGCTCGGTCTGGCCTACAATGCCACCACTGGACGCCTGTCTGTGGAACTCATCAAGGGCAGCCATTTCCGCAACCTGGCTTTAACCAGGCCACCAG ATACATATGGAAAACTGACCCTCCTGAACTCTGTGGGTCAGGAGATTTCTCGCTGTAAGACGTCAGTGAGGCGAGGGCAGCCCAACCCTGTCTATAAAGAGACCTTCGTCTTCCAGGTGGCGCTCTTCCAGCTGTCGGACGTCACCCTCATGGTGTCCATCTACAACCGTCGCAACATGAAGCGCAAGGAGATGATCGGCTGGCTGGCCCTGGGTCAGAACAGTAGTGGGGAGGAAGAGCTTCTCCACTGGCAGGACATGAAGGAGAGTGGAAACCAGCAGGTTTGCCGCTGGCATGCGCTACTAGAGGGTtag